One genomic window of Hippocampus zosterae strain Florida chromosome 12, ASM2543408v3, whole genome shotgun sequence includes the following:
- the piga gene encoding phosphatidylinositol N-acetylglucosaminyltransferase subunit A isoform X8, translating into MGNRRRAAAFSHATQAVSGSTAETIKTAGRKHSICMVSDFFYPNMGGVESHIYLLSQCLIEKGHKVVVVTHAYGHRKGVRCSLTTPSLALLIKENTVLRAALDPEIVSVIPNAVEHGDFTPDPSQRNNDRITIVVISRLVYRKGIDLLSGIIPELCLKHPDLHFLIGGEGPKRLVLEEVREKYQLHDRVRLLGSLEHKDVRGVLVQGHIFLNTSLTEAFCMAIVEGASCGLQVVSTRVGGIPEVLPQDLITLCEPTVQSLCAGLETVIARQRSGSVSTPATVHARVRNLYTWRNVAERTEKVYDRVRGEEVLPLDRRLRRLRTHCGPVAGSIFAFVAVLDFLFLLFLQWWLPDRLMDLAVDASGPLGLWRQEASESKGKAPSKRSGKQAASSRFFSALDDAIAS; encoded by the exons atgggcaacagaagaAGGGCAGCAGCTTTCAGTCATGCAACCCAAGCAGTGTCAGGATCCACAGCAGAGACCATCAAAACTGCCGGGAGGAAGCACAGCATCTGCATGGTCTCTGACTTCTTCTACCCGAACATGGGAGGAGTGGAGAGTCACATTTACCTCTTGTCCCAATGTCTGATCGAGAAGGGACACAAGGTGGTGGTAGTCACGCACGCCTACGGCCACAGGAAGGGCGTCAG GTGTTCACTGACCACTCCCTCTTTGGCTTTGCTGAT CAAAGAGAACACTGTGCTGCGCGCCGCGCTTGATCCAGAGATCGTGTCCGTCATTCCCAATGCGGTCGAGCATGGCGACTTCACGCCTGATCCGTCTCAGCGCAACAACGACAGGATCACCATCGTCGTGATCAGTCGCCTTGTCTACCGCAAAG GCATTGATCTTCTAAGTGGAATCATCCCAGAGCTCTGCCTCAAACATCCAGATCTGCATTTCCTCATTGGCGGAGAGGGGCCAAAGAGACTTGTGCTGGAGGAAGTGAGAGAGAAATACCAGCTACATGACAG GGTGCGCCTGTTGGGGTCTCTGGAGCACAAAGATGTCAGAGGAGTTCTGGTGCAGGGTCACATCTTCCTCAACACCTCACTCACTGAAGCTTTCTGCATGGCCATCGTGGAGGGAGCTAGTTGTGGATTGCAG GTTGTCAGCACTCGTGTGGGTGGGATTCCCGAGGTGCTACCCCAGGACTTGATCACGCTTTGTGAGCCAACTGTGCAGTCGCTGTGTGCTGGGCTGGAAACGGTCATAGCGCGGCAGCGTTCTGGCTCCGTCTCCACTCCCGCCACCGTTCACGCACGGGTGCGGAACCTGTACACCTGGAGAAATGTTGCAGAGAGGACTGAAAAG GTGTATGACAGAGTACGCGGCGAGGAGGTGCTTCCCCTCGATCGACGCCTTCGGAGGCTACGGACTCACTGCGGCCCCGTGGCCGGCTCCATCTTCGCCTTTGTGGCGGTTCTAGATTTCCTCTTTCTGTTGTTCCTCCAGTGGTGGCTGCCTGATAGGCTCATGGACTTGGCCGTGGACGCTAGCGGTCCTCTCGGACTGTGGAGGCAAGAAGCAAGTGAGAGTAAAGGTAAAGCTCCGTCGAAAAGAAGCGGCAAGCAAGCAGCTTCATCTCGCTTCTTCTCGGCTCTTGATGATGCCATCGCGAGCTAA